The following coding sequences lie in one Hypomesus transpacificus isolate Combined female unplaced genomic scaffold, fHypTra1 scaffold_88, whole genome shotgun sequence genomic window:
- the LOC124466256 gene encoding uncharacterized protein LOC124466256 encodes MAEKLRKYQYDGSVDTRPNTAPPPSSTVTRSRVTPPASTSPEKMDAVALKSDILRTLKADISAVIKSELKNALAEDSNALKTEIQAVKLEIINNTAAIHSEMDKMKATIKDVEGGLSTWSDEVTTLQSVVADLKTEVAGLKGKCEDMEGRMRRCNIRILGVAETDGSSSTVSVSRLLREILQLDKDVLVDRSHRSLGPRRPDGKPRAIVAKLHYYQDCVDVLSRARSQAPLRFNGVSIAIFPDYTASVAKARAAFTEVRKLLHKREDVRFGILFPARLRITHDAAVMWGWSSSVMGK; translated from the exons ATGGCTGAAAAACTACGCAAATATCAGTACGACGGATCAGTCGATACTAGGCCTAACACTGCCCCGCCACCGAGTTCAACCGTCACCCGATCTCGGGTGACTCCTCCCGCTTCAACCAGCCCAGAGAAGATGGACGCTGTAGCCTTGAAATCCGACATTCTTCGCACGCTTAAGGCGGACATATCGGCGGTGATTAAATCCGAACTGAAAAATGCGCTTGCCGAGGACTCCAATGCCCTCAAAACCGAAATCCAAGCGGTTAAATTGGAAATAATAAACAACACAGCAGCGATCCATTCGGAGatggacaaaatgaaggctaCTATCAAGGATGTGGAAGGCGGGCTATCGACGTGGTCGGACGAGGTGACAACTTTGCAGTCTGTGGTCGCTGACTTGAAAACAGAGGTAGCTGGGCTAAAAGGCAAATGCGAAGACATGGAGGGAAGAATGCGGCGGTGCAACATAAGAATTCTGGGAGTAGCTGAGACGGATGGATCAAGCTCTACTGTGTCGGTGTCGAGGCTGCTGAGAGAAATACTACAGCTGGATAAAGATGTGCTTGTGGACCGCTCGCATAGAAGCCTGGGTCCGAGAAGACCAGATGGGAAACCACGCGCCATCGTAGCTAAACTCCACTATTATCAAGACTGTGTCGATGTGCTGAGCCGTGCGCGCTCTCAGGCTCCGCTGAGATTCAACGGGGTCTCGATCGCCATATTTCCAGACTATACTGCAAGCGTCGCCAAGGCCAGGGCTGCGTTCACGGAGGTTCGGAAATTGCTGCACAAACGCGAGGACGTCCGATTCGGCATCTTATTCCCAGCCCGACTACGCATCACACATGACG CTGCTGTCATGTGGGGTTGGTCATCCTCGGTCATGGGTAAGTGA